Proteins encoded by one window of Paenibacillus sp. DCT19:
- a CDS encoding sugar phosphate isomerase/epimerase, with translation MMKLGILAHTFGKQPTAQLAQTIADNGFNSVQLALAKALSDVDSANGKLSPGLANEIGDQFAQRGVKIAVLGCYINPIDPDPVSRRADIDRFKEHLRYARDFGCSMVATETGGLDTYLSTHPDTYEEHAWNVLRATVEEIAEEAEKWGVHAAIEPVSTHTLHTREHMVRLFEEIPSSNLGMLFDPCNLIKQHHVADQAGFLREVMETLYQRIIVIHAKDVAFNAQWEKINPVPGAGILDYPLFFELLKQYKPHIDISLEGVTAEEAVPAAKHLREVWNGVRV, from the coding sequence ATGATGAAACTTGGTATTCTGGCGCATACGTTTGGTAAGCAGCCTACAGCACAGCTTGCACAGACGATCGCAGATAACGGATTCAATTCGGTGCAGCTTGCGCTTGCCAAAGCACTCTCCGATGTTGATTCTGCGAATGGCAAGCTAAGCCCTGGGCTGGCGAATGAGATTGGAGATCAATTTGCACAGCGTGGCGTGAAGATTGCGGTGCTAGGCTGTTATATTAATCCGATAGATCCCGATCCGGTGAGCCGGCGTGCGGATATTGATCGATTCAAGGAACACCTAAGGTATGCTAGAGATTTCGGGTGCAGCATGGTTGCAACGGAAACGGGTGGTTTGGACACATACCTCAGTACACATCCGGATACGTATGAAGAACACGCATGGAATGTATTGCGAGCAACAGTAGAGGAGATCGCGGAAGAGGCTGAGAAGTGGGGCGTTCATGCTGCGATTGAGCCTGTGTCTACGCATACATTGCATACGCGTGAACATATGGTGCGTTTGTTTGAAGAGATTCCTTCTTCCAATCTGGGTATGTTGTTCGATCCTTGTAACTTGATTAAACAGCATCATGTAGCAGATCAGGCAGGGTTCCTACGAGAAGTCATGGAGACGCTGTATCAGCGAATCATTGTGATTCACGCCAAGGATGTGGCTTTCAATGCCCAATGGGAGAAGATTAACCCTGTACCTGGTGCCGGTATTTTAGATTATCCGTTATTCTTTGAACTGTTGAAGCAATATAAGCCGCATATTGATATTTCATTAGAAGGTGTGACTGCGGAAGAGGCGGTACCTGCGGCTAAACATTTGCGTGAAGTATGGAATGGCGTACGAGTATAA
- the kduD gene encoding 2-dehydro-3-deoxy-D-gluconate 5-dehydrogenase KduD codes for MNPFDLSGQVALVTGTSGGLGQGMAIGLAEAGADVVLVSYSKPEETASAIEALGRKAYVIEADLSIEDELPKVFEQALSFQGKIDILVNNAGIIRRTPAADHGHQDWHDVIAINLNSVFFLSQLAGRHMIERGSGKIINIASMLSYQGGINVPGYTASKHGVAGLTKALANEWAGKGVQINAIAPGYMETDNTTQIRADENRYRDITARIPAGRWGTPEDLKGPVVFLSSSASDYLNGHVLNVDGGWLAR; via the coding sequence ATGAACCCATTTGATTTGAGTGGACAAGTTGCTCTCGTGACCGGAACATCTGGAGGGCTGGGACAAGGTATGGCGATCGGACTGGCAGAAGCAGGAGCCGATGTTGTACTGGTATCCTATTCCAAACCTGAGGAAACAGCCAGTGCTATTGAAGCATTGGGACGCAAAGCTTATGTTATAGAAGCGGATCTGAGTATTGAGGATGAACTGCCTAAGGTGTTCGAACAGGCATTATCTTTTCAAGGTAAAATTGATATTCTGGTAAACAACGCGGGTATCATTCGCCGTACACCTGCTGCGGATCATGGGCATCAGGACTGGCATGATGTCATTGCCATTAATTTGAATAGCGTATTTTTCCTGAGCCAGTTGGCAGGTAGACATATGATTGAACGTGGTAGCGGTAAAATCATAAACATTGCATCTATGCTGTCCTATCAGGGTGGCATTAATGTACCTGGATATACAGCGAGCAAACATGGTGTTGCCGGTCTGACCAAAGCACTTGCCAATGAATGGGCAGGTAAAGGCGTACAGATTAATGCAATTGCACCAGGTTATATGGAAACGGATAATACAACGCAGATCCGAGCAGATGAGAATCGGTACCGTGATATTACAGCGCGTATTCCAGCTGGGCGTTGGGGAACACCAGAAGACTTGAAAGGGCCGGTTGTATTCTTGTCATCATCAGCCTCAGATTACTTGAACGGTCATGTTCTTAATGTCGATGGTGGCTGGCTCGCTCGCTAG
- the kduI gene encoding 5-dehydro-4-deoxy-D-glucuronate isomerase encodes MQNRYAAHPNEVKTYDTSRLREEFLMEQLFAVDELVTVYSHVDRYIVGTAVPQSKDIALEVNLKDIGTDFFLERREIGIINVGGHGTVTADGQGYEIGAKECLYIGRGVKEVLFKSSDNAQPAQFYFVSTPAHHTYPTVKATQEQAQPNHLGSIESSNERTIYRYIHQGEGGIQSCQLVMGITELNKGNMWNTMPAHTHNRRSEVYLYWNLPEDGVVFHMMGEPNETRHLVVRDRQAIISPSWSIHSGVGTSNYTFCWAMAGENQTFEDMDGVAMKDLK; translated from the coding sequence ATGCAAAACCGTTACGCTGCACACCCTAATGAAGTAAAAACATATGATACATCTCGTCTGCGTGAGGAATTTTTGATGGAGCAGCTATTCGCTGTAGATGAATTAGTGACTGTATATTCCCATGTGGATCGTTATATTGTAGGAACGGCTGTACCACAGAGCAAGGATATTGCACTAGAAGTGAACCTGAAGGATATCGGAACGGACTTTTTCTTAGAGCGTCGTGAAATCGGTATCATTAACGTTGGCGGACATGGAACGGTAACTGCTGATGGTCAAGGCTATGAGATCGGTGCGAAGGAATGTCTGTATATCGGACGTGGCGTTAAAGAGGTTCTGTTTAAGAGCAGTGACAATGCACAGCCAGCACAATTCTACTTTGTATCAACACCAGCACACCATACGTATCCAACAGTAAAAGCTACACAAGAGCAAGCTCAGCCTAACCATCTGGGCAGCATTGAAAGCTCTAATGAACGCACGATCTATCGTTATATCCACCAAGGCGAGGGTGGCATTCAGAGCTGTCAGCTGGTCATGGGTATTACAGAGCTCAACAAGGGTAATATGTGGAACACCATGCCTGCACATACCCATAATCGTCGTTCCGAAGTATACTTGTATTGGAACCTGCCAGAGGATGGCGTAGTGTTCCATATGATGGGTGAGCCAAACGAGACACGTCATCTGGTTGTTCGTGATCGTCAGGCGATCATTTCGCCAAGCTGGTCTATTCACAGTGGCGTAGGTACAAGCAATTATACGTTCTGTTGGGCGATGGCTGGTGAGAACCAAACCTTCGAGGATATGGACGGCGTAGCAATGAAAGATCTGAAGTAA
- the cyoD gene encoding cytochrome o ubiquinol oxidase subunit IV: MAEHNTHDSHGHEQHGSLKSYVIGFILSIVLTIIPLVVVLNDMMGKTGTMVVILGTAALQFVVQLFFFMHIRETEKPRWNVMALIFGLLMMMTIVIGSIWIMLNNAVAH; the protein is encoded by the coding sequence ATGGCAGAGCACAACACGCATGATTCCCATGGCCATGAACAACATGGTTCGCTGAAGTCCTATGTCATCGGTTTTATTCTCTCTATCGTTCTGACGATCATCCCGCTGGTGGTTGTTCTGAACGACATGATGGGTAAAACAGGAACAATGGTTGTTATTCTTGGTACAGCCGCACTTCAGTTTGTGGTTCAACTCTTCTTCTTCATGCATATTCGTGAGACAGAGAAACCACGCTGGAATGTTATGGCTCTCATTTTCGGGCTTCTGATGATGATGACCATCGTTATTGGTTCGATCTGGATCATGCTTAACAACGCAGTTGCACATTAA
- a CDS encoding cytochrome (ubi)quinol oxidase subunit III, with protein MAQAAAKHGENHAHGHDHGHHDPQEMKILGFWFFLISDVILFSVLFATFIVLRDNTAGGPILSELIKMPGVIAETFLLLTSSFTSGLAVLAMNQGKVKQLINWLIVTAVLGAGFLALEIYEFVEMVHEGFSYTTSAASGAFFTLVGTHGLHVSLGLIWMIGLMFQLKKRGITDVTRGKINVISLYWHFLDVVWIFLLSIVYLMG; from the coding sequence ATGGCTCAAGCAGCCGCTAAGCACGGTGAGAATCATGCACATGGTCATGATCATGGCCACCATGATCCACAGGAAATGAAAATTCTCGGTTTCTGGTTCTTCCTGATTTCCGACGTAATCCTGTTCTCCGTATTGTTCGCAACCTTCATTGTGTTGCGCGACAATACGGCGGGCGGACCAATCTTGTCTGAGTTGATTAAAATGCCTGGCGTAATTGCTGAAACATTCCTCTTGCTCACAAGTTCATTTACGAGCGGACTTGCTGTTCTGGCAATGAACCAAGGTAAAGTTAAACAATTGATTAACTGGCTTATCGTTACAGCCGTTCTCGGTGCAGGCTTCCTTGCACTGGAGATTTATGAGTTTGTTGAGATGGTTCACGAAGGATTCAGCTACACGACGAGTGCTGCTTCCGGCGCATTCTTCACCTTGGTGGGTACTCACGGACTTCACGTATCGCTCGGTCTGATCTGGATGATTGGATTGATGTTCCAACTGAAAAAACGTGGGATTACCGATGTTACTCGCGGTAAAATCAACGTAATCAGCTTGTACTGGCACTTCTTGGACGTTGTATGGATCTTCCTTCTGTCCATCGTCTATCTGATGGGGTGA